The region TCCTGCGGCACGATGCCGATGGCGCGGCGCAAGCTGGACTGGGTGACGCTACGCAGCTCCTGGCCGTCGATGCGAATGGCGCCAGCGTCAATGTCATAAAAGCGGAAGAGCAAGCGCGCCAAGGTGCTCTTGCCCGAGCCGCTGGGCCCGACCACCGCCACCTTCTTGCCGGCCGGAATCTCAAAGCTCACATCGTGAAGGATGGGCCGCGCCGGGTCGTAGGCAAAGCTGACATGCTCGAAGCTCACCGCCGCGCCCTGCAGCTGCAAGGTCTTGGCGCCGGGCACATCGGCAATCTCGCGCTCGCGCTCCAGCAGGCCAAACATCTTGTCCAGATCGGTCAGGCTTTGTTTGATCTCACGGTAGATCACGCCCAGGAAGTTGAGCGGGATGTAGAGCTGAATCATGAAGGCATTGACCATCACCAGGTCGCCCAAGCTCATGCGCCCCGCCACCACACCCTCGGTGGCTCGCCACAGCATCAACACCAAGGCGCTGGCGATGATGAGTTGCTGGCCGGTATTGAGCAGCGACAGCGTGGACTGCGCCTTGAGCTGAGCGCGGCGCAGCTTCTCCAGGCTTTCGTCGTAACGGCGGGCTTCGAAGTCCTCGTTATTGAAGTACTTGACGGTTTCAAAGTTCAGCAGCGAATCAATCGCCTTGCTATGCGCCACCGAATCCAGCTCATTGAGCTGCTTGCGGAACTTGGTGCGCCACTCAGTGACGGTGATGGTGAAGCCGATATAGAGCACCAAGGCGGCCAGGGTGATCCAGGCAAACCAGGCGTCGAATTTGATCGCCAGCAGGCCCAGCACCAGGCTCACCTCGATCAGGGTCGGGACGATGCTGTAGAGCGAATACGAGATCAGCGAATGCACCGCCCGCGTGCCGCGCTCGATATCGCGGGTCATGCCGCCGGTCTGGCGCTCCAGATGGAAGCGCAGGCTCAGGTCGTGCAGATGGCGGAACACCTGCAAGGAGATCGAGCGCGCCGTGCCCTCGGTGGCCTTGGCGAAGATCAGCTCACGCAGCTCGGTGAACAGCGAGGTCGACAAGCGCAGCGCACCATAGGCCACCAAAAGCCCTAGCGGCACCACGGCCATGCTCTGCACCGAGCCGGGCTTGATGGCCAGGCTGTCCACCAGATTCTTGAGCAAAAGCGGCACGCCCACATTGGCCAGCTTGGCGCAGAGCATGAAGCCCAGCGCAATGCCGACGCGCCAGCGGTAGCGCCACAAATAGGGCAAGAGCTTTTGGACGGTGGCCCAGTCGCTGCGTTCGGGCTGAGGGCTGTGAGGCTTGCCGTTAGCAGTGTCAACGGGCAAGGCAAGAGCTGGACTTTTTCGCATGGACGCTTTGGAGTGTCTCGGACTGAGGGTGGCGTATTCACCGAGAATAGGCCTCGATTCTCTCAGGTGACCACGATGTCCGACGCCCACACGCCAAATCCCGAAACCAGCGCGCCTGCCGCCCCCCTCGCCGACATGCCGCGCGAGCTGGTGCTGCGCGTGATGCCCTTGCCCGCTGACTCCAATGCCAATGGCGACATCTTCGGCGGCTGGATCATGGCCCAGGTGGACTTGGCCGGCTCGGTGCTGCCCGCCAAGGTCTCGCGCGGCCGCGTCACCACCGTGGCGGTGAATCAGTTCATTTTCAAGCAGCCTGTCTCGGTGGGGGATCTGCTGTCCTTCTACGCCCAGGTCACCCGCATCGGGCGCACCTCCATCACCGTGCATGTGGATGTGATGGCCGAGCGCAACCCCGCTGACCCGCAAGTGGTCAAGGTCACCGAGGCCAATCTGACCTATGTGGCGATTGACAGCCAGGGTAAGCCACGCGTGATTGAAGTGAAGTAAAGCGCACCCAACAAGCCCCACACCACCCCAATGCCACAGCAACGCGTTCTGATTCTGGGTGGTGGCGCCATCGGCAGCGCGGTGGCGGCCTTTCTGGCCGGCATGCCCGGCTGGCAGGGCCAACACATCACGGTGCTGGAGCGCGACCCCAGCTATGCCCGCGCCTCATCGGCCTTGTCGGCGGCCTCGATCCGCCAGCAGTTCAGCACGCCGCTGAACATCGCCCTCTCCCAGTTCGGCCTGCAGCAGCTGCGCCAGCAGCCCGAAGCGGGCTTGCAAGAACAGGGCTATCTCTACCTGGCCAGCGAAGCCGGCCGCGGCCGCATGGAAGCGCTGCACCAACTGCAAACCCGCCATGGCGCCGCCACCGAGTTGATGGGGCCCGCCCAACTGCGCCAGCGCTGGCCCTGGCTGGCCACCGAAGATATTGCCCTGGGCAGCTGGGGCCGCGAGGGCGAAGGCTGGTTTGATGGCTGGGGCCTGCTGCAAGGCCTGCGCCGCCAGGCCATGCAACAAGGCGTTAGCTATTTGCAGGCCGAGGCACTGAGCCTGCAGCGCGACGCCAGTGGCGCCCTCTGCGGCGTGCTGACGAATCAGGGCCTGCAACAGGCCGATGTTTATGTGCTGGCCTGCGGCGCCTGGTCCGGCCAACTGGCGGCCACGGCCGATTTGCAGGTACCGGTGAGCGCCAAGCGGCGCAGCGTGTACGCTTTTCGCAGCGCTGAAACAGCACCCGCCTGCCCGCTGGTGATCGACCCGAGCGGGCTGTGGTTTCGCCCCGAGGGTGAGCAATTCATCTGCGGCGGCCCACCCTTGGGTGAAGACTTAGCCGATTTGCCCCTGGACCCGGAGGCGCAACTCTTCGAAGAGCGGCTCTGGCCCGCCCTGGCCCAACGTGTGCCGGGCTTTGAGTCGCTGCGGCAGACCCGCGCCTGGGCCGGCTACTACGAGATGAATGACTTTGACCACAACGGCCTGGTCGGCGCGCTGGAGGCCTGCCCGAACTTGCTGCTGGCCTGCGGCTTTTCGGGCCATGGCCTGCAGCATGCGCCGGGCGTGGGCCGCGGCCTGGCCGAGTGGATCAGCCAGGGCGCCTATCAAAGCCTGGATCTGTCGCCGCTCTCACCCACGCGGATGGCGGCAAAACGCCCGCTGCTTGAGCTCAATGTGATCTGAGCGCCAAGCGCGGGCGTGTATGGCCAGGGCAGCCAGAGCAGCCGCAGCTGCCTGAACTGCTCAAGCAAGCTCAGTCGAACTTAGAAAAGTCCGGTGCGCGCTTTTGGAAGAAGGCCTGGAAGGCTTCCATCGCCTCGGGCGAGCGAAGGCGCGCGCCGAAGATTTCGGCCTCCACCTTGATGGTCTCTTGCACCTGCTCGGCGCTGTGGCGGCGCATCAAGCGCTTGCTCTCGCGCACGGCGCTGGGAGCCAGGGTGTTGAAGCGCTCGGCCACGCGGCGTGCGTGGTTAGCCACTTCAGCAGCCGGCAGCACCGCATTGGCAATGCCGCACTCAGCCGCATCGGCGCCGGTGAAGGGGTCGCCGAGCAGCAGCTTTTCCGCCGCCTTGGCATGGCCCAGCAGGCGCGGCACGATCAAGCTGGAGGCAAACTCCGGCACCAAGCCCAGGCCCACGAAAGGCATGGCCAGGCGAGCGTCGTCGGCCACATAGACCAGGTCGCAATGCAGCAGCAGCGTCGTGCCGATGCCGATGGCGGCACCGTTAACGGCGGCGATCACCGGCTTCTCGCAGCCCACCAGGGCGCGCATGAACTGGAACACCGGTGCTTCTTCATCGCGCGGCGGGCTGCTCATGAAGTCCTCGATGTCATTGCCCGAGGTGAAGATATTGGGCTGACCCTGGATCAGCACCGCGCGCACGGTCTTGTCGCTATTGACGGCGACCAGGGTGTCGGCCATCTCTTGATACATGGCGCGAGTCAGCGCGTTCTTCTTTTCGGGGCGAGCAATTTCGATGCTGGCTACGCCATTCACGATGGCGGTCTTGATGCTCATGGCAAAAACTCCTCAAATTGGGTGGTGATCATGATGCCAGCCATTGCTGCATCCGATGCCACAGACTGAATTGAAAACGCTTGCGGAAAAAGCCGAAATGGCCAATGCGGGGCTCGCCCAGCTCGGCCGGATCGATGCGCCACATCTCGGCCTGGGTGCCGGTGAAAAATTCATGCAAAGTGGCGATGCTGCGCGCCGACATGAATTCGTCGTCGGTGAATGAGAGCGACAGCATGGGCTGCTGCAGCGTGCCGTACTGGGCGCGTAGCGCGTCGCCACCCTCGACCATCATGTAATCCTTGCTGAGGCACCAACGGCGCCACTGCGCCATCACCCCTTGCGGCAGATCGCCCACCATGCCCAGGCGCCGCCCAGGGAAATAGCCAAACAGCGGCAAACACAGGGGCACCAGGAAATACCACAGGAACCAGACCGAACGGCGCAAGCTCGGCGCATTGTCCAGCCAGTAACCATTGCCGCTGCCCACAGTGATCACGCGAGCAAGCTTGTCGCGATTGGGCAGCAGACCGAGGATCTGCCCGCCCAGGCTGTGGCCGATCCAATGAATCGGGCGGGTGTCGGCCGGGCCACCCAGGCGGCGGCATAACTCGTCCAGCGCGCCGGCGGCGTCTTGCTCGGCCCAGGTTTTGATGTCGGCCTGCAGGCCGCGCAGCGAGCGCCGCATGGCTTGCGGGCGTGAATGCCCCATGCCGCGGTAGTCAAAGCTCAGCACCAGATAACCTTGCTCGGCCATCCAGTGCGCAAAGTCCGCGTAGAAATGCTGCTCCACCCCCATGGCGGGGGCAATCACCAGGCCGGCCTTGGCCGTGGCCGGGTCGCCAAAGCATTTGCCCACCAGGGGGAATCCGTCGCGGGCAGAAAAGTGAATGCTCATGGCGGCCCTTGGGTGTGGAGGATGCAGCGGACTGGCGATTTGGCGAAAGGCAGTGAAAAAAAAGCGCGGCCGGAGCCGCGCCTTCAGTCAGCGGATCAGAGCCGCTCGATGATGCCGGCAGCGCCCTGGCCGGCGCCCACGCACATGGTCACCATGCCGTACTTGCCGCCGGTGCGGCGCAGGCCGTGGATGACGGACGCGGCGCGGATGGCACCGGTCGCACCCAGGGGGTGACCCAGGGCGATCGCGCCGCCGTTGGGGTTGACCTTGCTGCGGTCCAGCACGATGCCCTTGCTGTCCAGGTCGTTCAAGACGGCCAGGGATTGCGCGGCAAAGGCTTCGTTCAGCTCGACCCAGTCCAGATCGGCGGCGGTGATGCCAGCCAGCTTCAGGGCGGCGGGGATGGCTTCGATCGGGCCGATGCCCATGATCTCAGGCGGCACGCCACGCACGGCGAAGCTCACGAAACGGGCCAGCGGGGTCAGGCCGAAGCGCTTGACGGCGGCTTCAGAAGCCACGATCAGGGCGCCGGAGCCGTCCGAAGTCTGCGAGCTGTTACCGGCGGTGACGCTGCCCTTGGCGGCGAACACCGGCTTCAGACGGGCCAGGCCTTCCATCGAGGTGTCGGCACGTGGGCCTTCGTCGATGTCAACAATGCGGCGACGCTCGCTGACCGAACCGTCCAGCAGATTGGGCAGGCGCTCGATCACTTCGAAAGGCGTCATCTCGGCCTTGAAGTGGCCGGCAGCGATGGCAGCCAGCGCACGGCGATGCGACTCGACGGCGAACTCGTCTTGCGCTTCGCGGCTGATCTTCCACTGGTTGGCGACCTTCTCGGCCGTCAGGCCCATGCCGTAGGCGATGCCGACGTTCTCGTCACGCTCAAAGATGGCGGGCGAGAAGGAAGGCTTGTTGCCGCCCATCGGCACCATGCTCATGGACTCGACGCCAGCGGCAATCATCACCTCGGCTTCGCCGATGCGGATGCGGTCAGCCGCCATTTGCAGCGCGGTGATGCCCGAGGCGCAGTAACGGTTCACCGTCACGCCGCCCACCGTGTTGGGCAGGCCGGACAGCACAGCCGCCACGCGGGCGATGTTCATGCCCTGCTCGCCTTCAGGGAAGGAGCAGCCGACGATGGCGTCTTCAATGGCCTTGGGGTCAAGACCTGGCACCTGGGCCAGCGCGGCCTGAATGGCGCGCGACAGCATTTCGTCCGGACGGGTGTTCTTGTAGTAACCACGGCCCGACTTGCCGATTGGCAGACGGGTGGCGGCGCAGATATAGGCTTCTTGAACTTGTTTGCTCATGATCCTGATCCTTTCATGACCAGTAAATTTCGTATTCAGTACCGCGGCCACAAGGCCGGGTCAGGGATTGAGGGAGCGTAGCGAGCGGACGGCTGGCGAGGCGGACGGAGCGCAGGAACCGGAACGACCTCCCTGGTCGTGAGGATTCCGAGCACCGCCCAACGAAGCCAGGCGTTCGCGCAGTAGCTCCATCAGTTCCTGACTGGCTTGCCGGTTTGGAGCATGCCCATGATTCGTTCCTGCGTCTTCGGATGCTCCAGCAGCGAACAGAAATGCTTGCGCTCCAAGCTCATCAGGTATTCCTCGTCGACCAGGGAACCGGCTTCCACTTCACCGCCGCAGACCACGTCGGCGATCAGGCTGGCCAGGTGATAGTCGTGGGCGCTGATGAAGCCGCCGTCACGCATATTGACCAGCTGACCCTTGATGGTGGCGATGCCCGAACGGCCGGCCACAGCGAACTTGGCCTTGAGCGGCGCGCGGTAGCCGGAGTCGAACATGGCTTTGGCTTGGGCCGAGGCCACGAACAGCAGCTCGTCCTTGTTCGGGACGATGATGTCGCTGTCCAGCAAGAAGCCGTTCTTCTTGGCTTCCAGGGCCGAAGTCGCCACCTTGGCCATGGCCGCAGTGGTGAAGCCATCCTTCAAGAACATGAAGATGTCGGCGTTGGCATTGCCAGCAGCAGCCATTTCGGCAGCACGGCGGGCGATATAGGTCAGGCCACCACCGCCGGGGATCAGGCCGACGCCCACTTCCACCAAGCCGACATAGCTTTCCATGTGCGCGACACGGCGAGCGCAATGCACGGCCAGCTCGGCACCACCGCCCAGGGCCAGGCCACGCATGGCGGCCACCACCGGCACATTGGCGTAGCGCAGGCGCAGCATCATGTCCTGCAGCTTCTTCTCTTCCGGGGCAATGCCCTTGGCGCCCTTGGTCATGAAGACGGGCATCAGGGCTTCCAGATTGGCGCCGGCCGAGAACACCTCGTCCGGCGACCAGATCACCAGGCCCTTGTAGCCGGCTTCAGCGATTTCGACTGCCTTGAGCAGGCCGTCAGTGACGGTCGGGCTGATCAGGTGCAGCTTGGCGGTGATGGAGGCGATGACAACTTCGTTGTCCTGCGTCCAGACGCGCACTTCTTCGTTCTTGAACAGCTCGGTGCCGGCCTTCAGTGGCTCAGCAGCGCCTTCGCCGAACAGCGCTTCAGGGAAAGCCTGACGCTGGTAGACGGGCAGCTGGGCGCGCGGCTTGAACTTGCCTTCGGCAGCGCTCCAAGAGCCGGCTGCGCTGTGCACGCCGCCGTTGTCGGCCACCGGGCCTTCAAACACCCAGGCGGGCAGTGCTGCGCTGGACAGGGTCTTGCCGGCAGCGATGTCTTCACGCACCCACTCGGCCACTTGCTTCCAGCCGGCTTGTTGCCACAGCTCGAAGGGACCTTGGCTGGAGCCGAAGCCCCAGCGCATGGCGAAGTCGATTTCGCGCGCGGTGTCGGCCACGGTGTCCAGATGCACGGCAACGTAGTGGAAGCTGTCGCGCAGGATGGACCACAGGAACTGGGCTTGCGGGTTGGTGGACTCGCGCAGCAGCTTGATGCGGTCAGCCGCGGGCTTCTTCAACATGCGGGCGACGATCTCGTCGGCCTTCTTGCCGCCGGCCACGTATTCGCCGGTGGCGAAGTCCAGCCGCTGGATGTCTTTGCCGACCTTTTTGTAGAAGCCGCCGCCAGCCTTCTGGCCCAGGGCGCCCTTCTCGATCAGGCCTGCCAGCACCTTGGGCGTGGCGTAGGTCGAGAAGAAGGGGTCATCCTTCAGGTTGTCCTGCATGGTCTTGACGACGTGGGCCATGGTGTCCAGGCCAACCACGTCAGCGGTGCGGAAGGTGCCGCTGGAGGCGCGGCCGAGCTTCTTGCCGGTCAGGTCGTCCACCAGGTCCACGCTCAGGCCGAACTTCTCGGCTTCGATCATGGCGGCCATCATGCCGGCGATGCCGACGCGGTTGGCCACGAAGTTGGGCGTGTCATTGGCGCGCACAACACCCTTGCCGACGGCGGTGGTGACGAAGCTTTCCAGCTGGTCGATCACTTCCGGACGGGTGGTGGGCGTGTTGATCAACTCCACCAGGTACATATAGCGCGGTGGGTTGAAGAAGTGGATGCCGCAGAAGCGCGGCTTGATTTCTTCGGGCAGCACTTCGGCGAGCTTGGTGATGCTCAGGCCCGAGGTGTTGGAAGCCACGATGGCGTTCGGCGAAACGAAGGGCGCGATCTTCTTGTAGAGATCGAGCTTCCAGTCCATGCGCTCGGCAATGGCCTCGATGATGAGGTCGCAGTCCTTGAGCAATTCCAGATGCTCTTCGTAGTTGGCTTGCTGAATCAGCACGGCGTCGGCCGCATCGCCCAGGGGCGCGGGCTTGAGCTTCTTCAGGCCGTCGATGGCCTTGGACACGATGCCGTTCTTCGGGCCTTCCTTGGCCGGCAGGTCGAACAAAACGACGGGCACCTTGACGTTGACCAGATGCGCAGCGATCTGCGCACCCATCACGCCAGCGCCGAGCACGGCGACTTTACGAACTTGGAATCGACTCACGGACTTCTCCTAAAAATCATGGCAGCGGCGCCCCGGGGCGCCGCCAGAAACAGCTATCGGGGCCTACTTACTCCACGCGCAACCAGACTTGGGTGCGGTAGAAGAAGCCGATATAGCCGCGCATCTCCAGCTTCTTGCCGCCCTCGACGGGCTTGAGCCGGGTCTTGTAAACCTTGCCGTTATTGGGATCGAGGATTTCACCCCCGACCCAATGCAGCTTGTCATCGCTATCTTGTTTGACACCACGGATGATCTGCATGCCAGTGACCGGCTTGTCCTTGCGGTCATCGCTGCACTTGTCACACTTGGCATCCTGCTTGCCTGCCTCGAAGACTTTTTCGATCGTGCCGGTCAACACACCGTCTTTCTCGGTGATGCGAACCAGCGACTTCTCGGTCTTGCCATCGTCGTCAATCGTCTTCCACAGCCCGACCGGACTGCCGTCGGCGTGAACAAGGCCGGCGACAAGGCTCAGAACTGCAGCAGCAAACAGCTTTTTCATGGTGTCTCCAAGGGTTGTGACCGATCCACCTCTAGCGGGCGGATCTGGGCTTAGCGAAAAAGGGAATCAGAACAAGGCTTCGTCCATCTCCATCAAGGACGGCAGGCCCGCGCGGGCGGTGCGGATCAGCGATGCCGTTTCAGGCAGCAGCTTGGCGAAGTAGAAGCGTGCGGTGCACAGCTTGGCGGTGTAGAACTTGTCGCCGCTAGCTTCCTTCTCCAGTGCCACCTTGGCCATGCGGGCCCAGAAGTAGGCGAAGGTCATATGGCCCACCACGCGCAGATAGTCCACGGCGGCCGCGCCGACTTCGTCGGGGTTCTGGAAGGCCTTCATGCCGATTTCGGTGGTCAGCTTGGTGACCTTGTCGCCGATGTCGGCCAGCGGGTTGATGAACTCTTGCATCGCCTCGTTGGTGCCCTCTTCTTCAACAAAGGCAGCGATCTTCTTGCCGAACTTCTTCAGCTTGGCGCCGTTGTCACCCAGGATCTTGCGGCCCAACAGGTCCAGCGACTGGATGGTGTTGGTGCCTTCGTAGATCATGTTGATACGAGCGTCACGCACGAATTGCTCCATGCCCCACTCGTGGATGAAGCCGTGGCCGCCGAAGACTTGCATGCAATGCGAGGTCGAGATCCAGGCGTTGTCGGTGATGAAGGCCTTGATGATGGGCGTCAGCAGCGCGACTTCGTCTTCGGCTTCCTTGCGCTCGTCTTCGTCTTGCGAAGCCAGGGCGCGGTCCAGCGTCACGGCAACGTAGGTGGAGAAAGCACGGCCGCCTTCGGCGTAAGCACGCGCGGTCAGCAGCATCTTGCGCACATCGGGGTGCACGATGATGGAGTCGGCTGCCTTGTCGGGCGACTTCGGGCCGCTCAGGGCGCGCATCTGGATGCGATCCTTGGCGTAGGCGGCGGCGTTTTGGTAAGCCACTTCGGTCAGGCCCAGC is a window of Paucibacter sp. KCTC 42545 DNA encoding:
- a CDS encoding ABCB family ABC transporter ATP-binding protein/permease: MRKSPALALPVDTANGKPHSPQPERSDWATVQKLLPYLWRYRWRVGIALGFMLCAKLANVGVPLLLKNLVDSLAIKPGSVQSMAVVPLGLLVAYGALRLSTSLFTELRELIFAKATEGTARSISLQVFRHLHDLSLRFHLERQTGGMTRDIERGTRAVHSLISYSLYSIVPTLIEVSLVLGLLAIKFDAWFAWITLAALVLYIGFTITVTEWRTKFRKQLNELDSVAHSKAIDSLLNFETVKYFNNEDFEARRYDESLEKLRRAQLKAQSTLSLLNTGQQLIIASALVLMLWRATEGVVAGRMSLGDLVMVNAFMIQLYIPLNFLGVIYREIKQSLTDLDKMFGLLEREREIADVPGAKTLQLQGAAVSFEHVSFAYDPARPILHDVSFEIPAGKKVAVVGPSGSGKSTLARLLFRFYDIDAGAIRIDGQELRSVTQSSLRRAIGIVPQDTVLFNDTVAYNIAYGQPGASQAQVEAAARAAHIHNFIAATPKGYDTMVGERGLKLSGGEKQRVAIARTLLKNPPLMIFDEATSALDSSNERAIQAELDAAGQNKTVLVIAHRLSTVVDAHEILVLEAGRIVERGHHDALLAQQGVYARMWRMQQSGGDGEVAPA
- a CDS encoding acyl-CoA thioesterase, which translates into the protein MPRELVLRVMPLPADSNANGDIFGGWIMAQVDLAGSVLPAKVSRGRVTTVAVNQFIFKQPVSVGDLLSFYAQVTRIGRTSITVHVDVMAERNPADPQVVKVTEANLTYVAIDSQGKPRVIEVK
- a CDS encoding NAD(P)/FAD-dependent oxidoreductase, yielding MPQQRVLILGGGAIGSAVAAFLAGMPGWQGQHITVLERDPSYARASSALSAASIRQQFSTPLNIALSQFGLQQLRQQPEAGLQEQGYLYLASEAGRGRMEALHQLQTRHGAATELMGPAQLRQRWPWLATEDIALGSWGREGEGWFDGWGLLQGLRRQAMQQGVSYLQAEALSLQRDASGALCGVLTNQGLQQADVYVLACGAWSGQLAATADLQVPVSAKRRSVYAFRSAETAPACPLVIDPSGLWFRPEGEQFICGGPPLGEDLADLPLDPEAQLFEERLWPALAQRVPGFESLRQTRAWAGYYEMNDFDHNGLVGALEACPNLLLACGFSGHGLQHAPGVGRGLAEWISQGAYQSLDLSPLSPTRMAAKRPLLELNVI
- a CDS encoding enoyl-CoA hydratase — encoded protein: MSIKTAIVNGVASIEIARPEKKNALTRAMYQEMADTLVAVNSDKTVRAVLIQGQPNIFTSGNDIEDFMSSPPRDEEAPVFQFMRALVGCEKPVIAAVNGAAIGIGTTLLLHCDLVYVADDARLAMPFVGLGLVPEFASSLIVPRLLGHAKAAEKLLLGDPFTGADAAECGIANAVLPAAEVANHARRVAERFNTLAPSAVRESKRLMRRHSAEQVQETIKVEAEIFGARLRSPEAMEAFQAFFQKRAPDFSKFD
- a CDS encoding alpha/beta hydrolase family protein; the encoded protein is MSIHFSARDGFPLVGKCFGDPATAKAGLVIAPAMGVEQHFYADFAHWMAEQGYLVLSFDYRGMGHSRPQAMRRSLRGLQADIKTWAEQDAAGALDELCRRLGGPADTRPIHWIGHSLGGQILGLLPNRDKLARVITVGSGNGYWLDNAPSLRRSVWFLWYFLVPLCLPLFGYFPGRRLGMVGDLPQGVMAQWRRWCLSKDYMMVEGGDALRAQYGTLQQPMLSLSFTDDEFMSARSIATLHEFFTGTQAEMWRIDPAELGEPRIGHFGFFRKRFQFSLWHRMQQWLAS
- a CDS encoding acetyl-CoA C-acyltransferase, which translates into the protein MSKQVQEAYICAATRLPIGKSGRGYYKNTRPDEMLSRAIQAALAQVPGLDPKAIEDAIVGCSFPEGEQGMNIARVAAVLSGLPNTVGGVTVNRYCASGITALQMAADRIRIGEAEVMIAAGVESMSMVPMGGNKPSFSPAIFERDENVGIAYGMGLTAEKVANQWKISREAQDEFAVESHRRALAAIAAGHFKAEMTPFEVIERLPNLLDGSVSERRRIVDIDEGPRADTSMEGLARLKPVFAAKGSVTAGNSSQTSDGSGALIVASEAAVKRFGLTPLARFVSFAVRGVPPEIMGIGPIEAIPAALKLAGITAADLDWVELNEAFAAQSLAVLNDLDSKGIVLDRSKVNPNGGAIALGHPLGATGAIRAASVIHGLRRTGGKYGMVTMCVGAGQGAAGIIERL
- a CDS encoding 3-hydroxyacyl-CoA dehydrogenase/enoyl-CoA hydratase family protein — its product is MSRFQVRKVAVLGAGVMGAQIAAHLVNVKVPVVLFDLPAKEGPKNGIVSKAIDGLKKLKPAPLGDAADAVLIQQANYEEHLELLKDCDLIIEAIAERMDWKLDLYKKIAPFVSPNAIVASNTSGLSITKLAEVLPEEIKPRFCGIHFFNPPRYMYLVELINTPTTRPEVIDQLESFVTTAVGKGVVRANDTPNFVANRVGIAGMMAAMIEAEKFGLSVDLVDDLTGKKLGRASSGTFRTADVVGLDTMAHVVKTMQDNLKDDPFFSTYATPKVLAGLIEKGALGQKAGGGFYKKVGKDIQRLDFATGEYVAGGKKADEIVARMLKKPAADRIKLLRESTNPQAQFLWSILRDSFHYVAVHLDTVADTAREIDFAMRWGFGSSQGPFELWQQAGWKQVAEWVREDIAAGKTLSSAALPAWVFEGPVADNGGVHSAAGSWSAAEGKFKPRAQLPVYQRQAFPEALFGEGAAEPLKAGTELFKNEEVRVWTQDNEVVIASITAKLHLISPTVTDGLLKAVEIAEAGYKGLVIWSPDEVFSAGANLEALMPVFMTKGAKGIAPEEKKLQDMMLRLRYANVPVVAAMRGLALGGGAELAVHCARRVAHMESYVGLVEVGVGLIPGGGGLTYIARRAAEMAAAGNANADIFMFLKDGFTTAAMAKVATSALEAKKNGFLLDSDIIVPNKDELLFVASAQAKAMFDSGYRAPLKAKFAVAGRSGIATIKGQLVNMRDGGFISAHDYHLASLIADVVCGGEVEAGSLVDEEYLMSLERKHFCSLLEHPKTQERIMGMLQTGKPVRN
- a CDS encoding DUF2147 domain-containing protein, whose amino-acid sequence is MKKLFAAAVLSLVAGLVHADGSPVGLWKTIDDDGKTEKSLVRITEKDGVLTGTIEKVFEAGKQDAKCDKCSDDRKDKPVTGMQIIRGVKQDSDDKLHWVGGEILDPNNGKVYKTRLKPVEGGKKLEMRGYIGFFYRTQVWLRVE